One Nematostella vectensis chromosome 10, jaNemVect1.1, whole genome shotgun sequence genomic window carries:
- the LOC5512515 gene encoding uncharacterized protein LOC5512515: protein MSYNNISTLSTSSDILDFLRHNDLEDAVQEFQRNQVDGEDFFDLDLTDIYFMIPRLKLRKKFIKAWSRVTKMTFDVHGKRIFLQKGSTTIEDGTPLQPSATSISNTPIREHLQPVATSSFPITPIPEQISQPDAPIQSISTTQIPEHLSQPLADSISNTSVSKHLSHSMMASINTTVDSTQPSFCMTGHSTEPLATFISASSVPSTHPSLLVAPCSSTGSVNELTYSTTQMNSSLQPQSSTSPLNAPLKRKLCSDDSIIHEVTPSKYWLDAFVIPSTWSPDVEGGLEKQYLNPAQKNAMIRQICSSIMAVTNTTKRSERNQIAILLLEKYPFLKGSSETDYEVWAKKMEERIFNVRRKAARNERKKLKEEGIVVPKAKPGRKKMAAEAAIMLTEEALEALEELRVELVKVVQNKPVDVCRQKDLMDATFPLRRRAVLKEDMEVWEVVRNYPCLQDPAGIELRAELGRIIRPCVDRVMQTNWETARPKILQALKKIDDEEIQNNLAILEDSEASDNLELENRCIFACLSFALGEKSNAKTIVGELFWHIIPTYSDFYVSSIISSSTTPRLLSTGTTNELESLHLIGDGTVIVSFNPQNILEAVIALISSFYTFNYVYPKGRAANIYSFLEHVMIGKREPLPTGVETFLGSM, encoded by the exons ATGTCTTACAACAACATTTCTACCCTCTCGACTTCATCAGACATTCTTGACTTCTTGAGACATAACGATCTTGAGGACGCCGTACAGGAATTTCAAA GGAATCAAGTTGATGGAGAGGACTTTTTCGATCTGGATTTGACCGACATATATTTCATGATTCCTCGTTTGAAGTTGAGAAAGAAGTTCATCAAAGCTTGGAGCAGGGTGACGAAAATG aCATTTGATGTGCATGGTAAAAggatatttttgcaaaaaggaAGCACTACAATAGAGGATGGGACTCCATTGCAGCCTTCAGCAACATCTATTTCAAACACTCCAATACGTGAACATCTGCAGCCAGTAGCCACTTCTTCTTTTCCCATCACTCCCATTCCTGAACAAATTTCACAGCCAGATGCGCCAATTCAATCCATTTCAACGACTCAAATTCCTGAACATCTTTCACAGCCTTTAGCAGACTCTATTTCTAACACTTCTGTTTCTAAGCATCTTTCACATTCCATGATGGCGTCTATAAACACGACTGTAGATTCGACACAACCCTCATTCTGCATGACTGGACATTCTACAGAACCTCTAGCAACATTTATTTCTGCCTCCTCTGTACCAAGTACACATCCTTCATTGCTGGTAGCACCATGTAGTTCCACAGGATCAGTAAATGAACTGACCTACTCTACAACACAGATGAATTCCAGCCTCCAACCTCAGTCATCAACTTCCCCACTCAATGCTCCACTAAAGCGAAAG CTTTGTTCTGATGACAGCATCATACATGAGGTTACTCCTAGTAAATACTGGCTGGATGCTTTTGTGATTCCATCAACG TGGTCACCAGATGTTGAAGGGGGACTTGAAAAACAGTACCTTAACCCAGCACAAAAGAATGCCATGATACGCCAAATCTGCTCCTCCATTATGGCAGTGACGAACACAACAAAGCGCAGTGAAAGGAACCAGATAGCTATCCTTCTTCTTGAAAAGTACCCCTTTCTAAAAGGCTCCAGTGAAACAGACTAT GAAGTATGGGCAAAAAAGATGGAAGAGCGAATCTTTAATGTTAGAAGGAAAGCCGCCAGGAATGAAAGGAAGAAGTTAAAAGAAGAGGGTATTGTTGTTCCGAAGGCCAAACCAGGGAGGAAAAAAATGGCAGCTGAAGCTGCAATCATGTTAACAGAGGAGGCTTTAGAGGCTTTGGAGGAGCTAAGGGTGGAGCTTGTGAAGGTGGTACAGAATAAGCCTGTTGATGTCTGCAGACAGAAGGACTTAATGGATGCAACATTTCCCTTGAGAAGAAGAGCAGTTCTAAAGGAAGACATGGAGGTGTGGGAAGTTGTAAGAAACTACCCTTGTCTACAAGATCCTGCGGGAATTGAG CTAAGAGCGGAACTAGGGCGCATTATCAGGCCTTGTGTTGACAGAGTAATGCAAACTAACTGGGAAACTGCAAGGCCCAAGATTCTTCAGGCATTGAAAAAGATTGATGACGAGGAAATCCAGAATAACTTGGCCATTCTTGAGGATTCTGAAGCTTCAGATAACTTAG aattggaaaatCGCTGTATCTTTGCCTGCTTGTCATTCGCTCTTGGAGAGAAGAGCAATGCGAAGACAATCGTCGGGGAACTGTTTTGGCATATAATACCA acaTACAGTGACTTCTACGTCTCTTCTATCATCTCAAGTTCCACTACCCCAAGACTTCTCTCTACTGGCACTACCAATGAACTAGAGTCTTTGCATCTCATCGGGGACGGCACGGTCATTGTTTCTTTTAACCCACAAAACATTTTAGAGGCTGTGATTGCCTTGATTTCTAGTTTTTATACATTCAATTATGTTTACCCAAAAGGACGTGCAGCAAACATTTATTCCTTCCTTGAACATGTTATGATAGGAAAACGGGAACCCCTACCAACAGGTGTAGAAACTTTCCTAGGTAGCATGTAA
- the LOC5512514 gene encoding replication factor C subunit 3: MSLWVDKYRPTSLGKLDYHKDLAAHLKKLVHSGDFPHLLVYGPSGAGKKTRITCILRELYGSGVEKLKIEHHSFTTPSNKKVEISTIGSIFHLEVNASDVGIYDRVVVQELLKNTAQAHSLELSAHRDFKVVVLTEVDRLTKDAQHALRRTMEKYTSTCRLILCCNSTSKVIPAIRSRCLGVRIPAPSVEEICQILQFVCKKEGLTIPSELSRRIAEKSGRNLRKALLMCEACKVQQYPFTPDQPVQEADWEMYLRETAQQIVQTQTPRRLYEIRGRLYELLTHCIPADIIIKGLLKELLTNCDGTLKAEVTNLAAFYEHRILLGSKAIYHLEAFVAKFMSIYKRFLEEGMADMF, translated from the exons ATGAGTCTCTGGGTCGATAAATATAGACCGACTTCACTTGGTAAGCTAGATTATCACAAGGATCTTGCCGCACACCTCAAGAAACTG GTACATTCTGGCGACTTCCCCCACTTGCTCGTCTATGGTCCCTCTGGTGCTGGCAAAAAGACCAGGATCACGTGTATTCTGAGAGAACTGTATGGATCAGGCGTGGAGAAACTTAAGATAGAACATCACTCTTTCACT ACACCATCAAATAAGAAAGTTGAGATATCAACCATAGGAAGTATCTTCCATCTTGAAGTCAATGCAAG TGATGTAGGTATCTATGACAGAGTAGTGGTCCAGGAACTTTTAAAGAATACTGCTCAGGCACACTCACTGGAGTTGTCCGCTCACAGGGACTTCAAAG TTGTTGTGCTGACAGAGGTCGACAGACTCACAAAAGACGCCCAACATGCTTTGCGTAGAACTATGGAGAAATACACATCCACTTGCCGTCTGATCCTGTGCTGTAACTCAACCAGTAAAGTAATCCCTGCTATCCGGAGCCGTTGCCTTGGTGTACGGATACCTGCACCCTCAGTTGAAGAG ATATGTCAGATTCTGCAATTTGTCTGTAAGAAGGAGGGGCTCACAATCCCATCAGAGTTGTCAAGGAGAATCGCAGAAAAGTCTGGCAGAAATCTAAGGAAAGCCTTGCTGATGTGCGAGGCCTGCAAAGTTCAACA ATATCCATTTACACCTGACCAACCTGTCCAGGAAGCGGACTGGGAAATGTACCTCCGTGAGACAGCACAACAGATAGTCCAGACCCAGACACCTAGAAG GCTTTATGAAATCAGAGGGAGATTGTACGAATTACTGACACATTGCATTCCTGCTGATATCATTATCAAG GGTCTCTTGAAGGAGCTTTTGACTAATTGTGATGGCACCCTGAAAGCGGAAGTCACAAACCTGGCTGCGTTCTACGAGCATAGAATTCTACTTGGCAGCAAAGCGATCTATCATCTTGAGGCCTTTGTTGCTAAATTCATGAGTATTTACAAAAGGTTCCTTGAGGAAGGAATGGCAGATATGTTTTAA